A portion of the Sabethes cyaneus chromosome 3, idSabCyanKW18_F2, whole genome shotgun sequence genome contains these proteins:
- the LOC128743973 gene encoding opsin-3, with amino-acid sequence MFLLNDSSALIFPMARTSEIPKMLGWNLPPEEKDLVHEHWRVFPAPPYHMHLLLAMIYFVLMIVSCIGNGIVVWIFSTAKSLRNGSNMFIVNLAIFDLLMMIEMPMFLVNAVSERMVGYGDACIVYAVLGSVSGIGAAISNAVIAFDRYRTISNPLDHRLSRKQAGILVAITWFWTLPFTLLPAFKVWGRFIPEGFLTTCSFDYLTDDAETQAFVLSIFIWAYAIPMILICYFYMRLFGHVRQHEAMLKNQARKMNVESLAANRNTKAQAVEMKIAKAAFTIWFLFVCAWTPYGIVAMTGAFGDRTLLTPFYTMIPAMCSKIVSCLDPWVYAISHPKYRQELEQRVPWLGVREEPDNASNTDSKNTVLADSERVNGE; translated from the exons ATGTTCCTTCTAAACGACAGTAGCGCACTCATATTCCCCATGGCCCGCACTAGTGAAATTCCCAAGATGCTTGGGTGGAATCTACCACCGGAGGAAAAGGACTTGGTTCACGAACATTGGAGAGTTTTCCCTGCACCACCCTACCACATGCACCTGCTGCTTGCCATGATCTACTTCGTGCTGATGATTGTTTCCTGCATAGGAAATGGAATAGTTGTGTGGATATTCTCAAC CGCGAAGTCACTGCGGAATGGATCCAACATGTTCATAGTAAACCTGGCCATTTTCGATCTACTCATGATGATTGAGATGCCAATGTTTTTAGTGAACGCCGTATCTGAACGAATGGTTGGTTATGGTGACGCTTGTATCGTATACGCGGTGTTGGGTTCAGTTTCAGGTATCGGAGCTGCAATTTCAAATGCTGTCATTGCCTTTGACCGGTACCGTACCATTTCTAACCCATTGGATCATCGCCTCAGCCGAAAGCAAGCCGGAATTCTAGTTGCCATAACTTGGTTTTGGACGCTTCCGTTTACTCTGCTGCCGGCGTTTAAAGTGTGGGGTCGTTTTATTCCTGAAGGTTTTCTAACAACGTGTTCCTTCGACTACCTAACCGACGATGCGGAAACCCAGGCTTTCGTTTTGTCCATTTTTATATGGGCCTACGCTATTCCGATGATACTGATTTGCTATTTCTACATGCGCTTGTTCGGTCATGTCCGCCAGCACGAGGCAATGTTGAAGAACCAAGCACGGAAGATGAATGTCGAATCATTGGCAGCCAATCGTAACACCAAGGCTCAAGCGGTAGAAATGAAAATTGCCAAAGCTGCATTCACCATCTGGTTCCTCTTTGTATGTGCATGGACACCGTACGGTATCGTCGCAATGACCGGAGCCTTCGGAGACCG AACTCTGCTAACGCCATTCTACACCATGATCCCAGCCATGTGCAGTAAAATCGTGTCCTGTTTAGATCCTTGGGTATATGCTATAAGCCATCCAAAGTACCGCCAGGAGCTGGAGCAGCGGGTACCGTGGTTGGGCGTGAGAGAGGAACCGGACAACGCTAGCAATACCGACAGCAAGAACACCGTTCTAGCAGACTCGGAGAGGGTGAACGGAGAGTAA
- the LOC128740291 gene encoding uncharacterized protein LOC128740291, with product MTAKAKDEENSHQRHWSDEEFEVPSESGTSGQPTLRSIPTKRRFSGDSSDDETSGLGPQKKLCRFFFLDHCSKANCRYMHSEFPCKYYYFGLKCSEGHRCKLRHGKALQPDMQEALWNHVRTAPANMLQRFPCFPEVILQKTFDERHRELLLMEQEGLIEDNYFPKIEPAYPVYSTLISEAIKTQLLEEAVGLASELKDILTCRQIVSLANNGVRSKSELLALSATKLVNLGIDNDTLMKVKNFPVDCQDSCLNEVKISADKANIADLELSAPKLEEQAVSAVTSVEKQELQNNLNDDTSSSTVSITSSFEITPTSSNNSNDEGNETLSNCLDKCTVNFKEKNSEQPAVFRIGSLLNQGYTLSQMESLEKKQGVHLTLTGTTEYKATHSENLGDLDSTAIESFESDGYDKLQQMLNSENEDPNNSNLESAKRILEQIRKLDSFASDGKEVDVAWNNTESDLPVDIMNTDTSVVDSAFQTNYNNDNQTGLPIPFQSSIDQYTPAQEIEASCGKFPFVSYSLIPIDIPVPNLQRVRQSFEVEPKYSLDPRIRIMFNVGSSEARPCTDALKISARDPRLNKQQAP from the exons TCAATTCCTACTAAACGTCGTTTTAGCGGTGATTCGAGCGACGACGAAACCTCGGGATTGGGACCGCAAAAGAAACTTTGTCGATTTTTCTTTCTGGACCATTGTTCGAAGGCAAATTGCCGATATATGCATTCAGAATTCCCATGTAAATATTATTACTTTGGATTGAAGTGCTCTGAAGGACATCGTTGTAAGCTGCGACATGGAAAGGCATTGCAGCCGGACATGCAAGAAGCGCTTTGGAATCATGTAAGAACCGCTCCGGCCAACATGCTTCAGCGTTTTCCATGCTTTCCAGAAGTGATTCTCCAAAAGACCTTTGATGAACGCCATAGAGAATTACTGTTGATGGAACAAGAAGGTTTAATTGAAGATAACTATTTTCCTAAAATAGAACCGGCTTACCCAGTTTATTCTACTCTAATAAGCGAAGCAATCAAAACCCAGCTGCTAGAGGAAGCGGTGGGGCTGGCGAGTGAATTGAAGGATATTCTGACGTGCCGACAGATTGTAAGTTTGGCTAATAACGGTGTTCGAAGCAAGAGTGAACTGCTTGCATTAAGCGCAACTAAACTAGTAAATTTGGGTATTGACAATGATACGTTGATGAAAGTTAAGAACTTCCCCGTTGACTGTCAAGATTCATGCTTAAATGAGGTTAAGATTTCAGCGGACAAAGCGAACATTGCAGATTTAGAG CTGAGCGCACCCAAGCTCGAAGAACAAGCAGTCTCAGCCGTAACATCGGTTGAGAAACAGGAATTGCAAAACAATTTGAATGATGACACGAGCTCATCGACTGTTTCTATTACAAGTTCTTTTGAGATAACTCCAACATCCTCCAATAACTCCAATGACGAAGGAAACGAGACTTTAAGCAACTGTTTGGACAAATGTACTGTGAACTTTAAGGAGAAAAATTCGGAACAACCCGCAGTATTTCGTATTGGCAGTTTGTTAAATCAAGGATATACTCTAAGTCAAATGGAGTCATTGGAAAAAAAGCAAGGAGTTCATTTAACACTAACAGGCACTACTGAGTATAAAGCTACTCATAGCGAAAATCTAGGAGATCTCGATTCAACAGCTATTGAAAGTTTTGAAAGCGATGGATATGATAAATTACAACAAATGTTAAATTCAGAAAATGAAGATCCCAATAACAGCAATTTGGAATCCGCCAAGAGGATCCTTGAGCAAATTCGTAAATTGGATTCTTTTGCTAGCGACGGTAAAGAGGTTGATGTAGCCTGGAATAACACGGAGAGTGATCTACCCGTTGACATTATGAATACTGACACGTCAGTAGTAGACTCAGCTTTTCAAACCAACTACAACAACGACAATCAAACTGGTTTGCCAATTCCTTTTCAATCTAGTATCGATCAGTATACGCCGGCTCAggagatcgaagcatcttgcggaaaGTTTCCGTTCGTTTCCTACAGT TTAATTCCAATCGACATTCCTGTACCAAATTTGCAACGCGTTCGGCAATCGTTCGAAGTTGAGCCTAAGTATAGCTTGGATCCACGTATCCGAATAATGTTTAACGTGGGTTCCTCTGAAGCACGTCCGTGCACTGATGCTTTGAAGATAAGCGCGCGGGACCCGCGCTTGAACAAACAACAGGCGCCATAA